ACTCTCCCGAAAGGAAATTTTGCGCGCCCCCCTATATGCATGCCTTCGGTTTTTACGCCCTTCTGCGCGAGCCATGCGGCCGTTTCGTTGCAGCTGAATACGCGCGCCCCCGTCCTCTTCGCGATCTCTATAGTATCGCCGACGTGGTCGCCGTGAGCGTGCGTCAGGAATACAGCGTCGAGCTCCTTAAAGTCGGAGGGTTTCGCCGCCGAGTTCGGATTTCCGCTGAGGAATGGGTCGATCAACGCCTTAAGTCCGGCCCCCTCTATATAAAACGCGCTGTGCCCAAGATAACGTAGCCTTACCATTTATATGCCCCCTGTCCTTAGATGATATTAATATTATAAATGACTGAGGGCGTATTTCGGAGATAAAATAAAGAAGGGCCCTTCGCGAGCCCCTCTTTTGGCCGTCTGTTTTATGCGGAAGTTATTTCAGCTTCAGCGTGCAGCCGAGCGATACGACCTGGGTCAACCCGTCGTAAATATACGCTTTGCTGAAATCCGCGCCGCCTATGTGCGAAGAGACGTCTCTGTCTCCCGCCCATATGGCGGTGTATGAGAAGGCGATCTCGCAGTTATCCGCCGGGCGGTATTTGAAGCCTATACTTCCGCGGTGGCGGTCGCCCGTCGGGACTGTGAAGTCCATCCTTTCGTCGGGCACGGGGCTCTCGTCGAATACGTAACCGCAGAGCAGGCTCCACTTTTTGCTGAGCTTGTGCTCAAGCCCGATGCCTACGCGCCACGCGGGGTGCCAGTCCTTGACGGCGTTCGTGCCGCCGATTATCCCGAGGAGCTTGTCGTCGAAGGTGAGATTCAGCTCGTTGTAGGTCGCCCAGTTCGTCCATATAGCGTCGATTTCGACGCGCGTCCTCTCGTTGAACTTATGTCCGATGCCGAAGGATATTGAATCGGGCAGAGTGACCGTGCCGTGCGCCTGAGTGTCGAGGCGGTAACTGCCGAAGCCGGCAAGCGTGCCCTCGAAGTCCGCGTCGGCGTCCATCTTCTGCTTGACCCGCGAACGGTAGGTGACGGCGAACGAAGTCTTGGGCGAGAAGTCGTACATCAGCGAAGCGACCCAGCCGACGTTCATGCTGTGCCCCTCTACGTCGGATTCAAGATCGCCTAAGTAGCCGAGCGCGCCATAGCTGACCGGCGTCATTTTCCTCATCCTCAGGTTGACGCGGTTTATATCGAGGCCGACTGCGGCCGAAAGCCTGCTGCCGATTTTGAACGCATAGGTCGGCTGCACCGTAAAGCCCTGCATTGCGGTGAAGATCGTGTCGTAGCGTCCTGCCCACGCGTCGTCGTATTCTATCTGGTTGCCGAAGCGCGGGAATACGGCAAGGCCGAACCATCCGTTGTTGCCGACTTTTCTCGCATAGTACAAGTAAGGCGCGAAAGCGGGGCTGTATTCGTTGTGGTAGTCGTCCGGGCGCGCGAAGTTCAGCGGCCCGTTTATAAACTCTACCGACGTTGCAGGATTTATCCAGCTCGAGCCGAAGCTCAGATAACTGCCGTTGAGCTTTGTTATTGCGGCGGGGTTGTAGGCGAGTACGGCCGGGTCTTCTTCGGCGAACATGTAATTGTCCCCCATGCCGGTGCCCGCGGCGCTCCATTCGTATACGCCGAAGCCCTCGGCGTATACGACAGCTGGGAGTGAAAGCGCGAGCAGCGCGGAGATGAGCGCCGCGAACAATATCCTCTTATCCAATAAAAACAATCCTTCCCTGTTAGATTTTTTTCTGACTCACATTTCCAAAATTTGGATGCCTCTGGCCGAGGCTCGGCGTGACGACGGAGATCTCGATGCTCACCTCGGTGCCGTTGGCGTAGTACGACGCGAACTCGGCTACGCTCCGCGACGCTAGATAACGGAAGAACGCTCTTGAAAGCTCGTCCATCATCCCGCCGATGAAGCATTTTTTGCCGCGGCAGCCTTCAAGCTTGCAGCCGCTTGCCTTAAACGGGCCTCCCAGTACCTCGAAGATTGGATAGAGCGGGGTCTCCGACGGGACGCAGTTCAGCTTATAGCCGCCGCCGGGACCGCGCACCGATTTGATGAGCCCGCATCTGCATAGACGCTGTAGAATCTTGGATAAATACGGCTCCGATGTGCCTATTATGTCAGCGAGATGCTTAGTTGTGAGACATTTGTCGGGTTCTTTCGCGAGCTCTCCGAACGCGTGAAGTCCGAGGAGCAAAGGTTCAGGCAGGCCTGCTATTGGATTCATCTTCCCCCTCCTTCCCAAGCTGACGCCTAACTGGAATAGTGGATATTTTATTCCACCTTTTTATATGAGTCAATAGATAATTCGAAGAAATAGATATTTTAAGAGTGCTACAGTAGCCCTTAAAGCAAAAGGCAGGCGTACTTCGCGCCTGCCCGTCCGTCTTTTGTATCAGTAACTTCTTTTGCTTACTCTTCCGGTTTTTTGCCTCCGGCAAGGAATTCGACGTACTGTCTCGCGCTCCTGCCGGAGAAGCCGCCGTGCTTGAGCTCCCAGCGTATCGCGCCGAGTTCGAATTCTTCGCCGGAGGCGTCGACTCCGTACTCTTCGGCGAGGGCGCGCGCGATGCGCAGATATTCTTTCTGCTCCGGAGAAATGTAGCGCACGAGTATGCCGAAGCGGTCGACGAGGGACATTTTTTCCTGCATCGTCTCGGACTCGTGCACGTCGTCGTCCTTGTCGGCGCGGTCGCCCCACGTCTCCTTCATCAGGTGGCGGCGGTTCGACGTCGCGTAGATGAGGACGTTGTCGGGGCGCTTTTCGATTCCACCCTCTATGAAAGCCTTGAGGAATTTGTACTCGACCTCGGAGGGTTCGAAGGATAGATCGTCCATGAAGAGGATAAATTTATAATTGCGGCGCTT
This DNA window, taken from Synergistes jonesii, encodes the following:
- a CDS encoding RrF2 family transcriptional regulator, producing MNPIAGLPEPLLLGLHAFGELAKEPDKCLTTKHLADIIGTSEPYLSKILQRLCRCGLIKSVRGPGGGYKLNCVPSETPLYPIFEVLGGPFKASGCKLEGCRGKKCFIGGMMDELSRAFFRYLASRSVAEFASYYANGTEVSIEISVVTPSLGQRHPNFGNVSQKKI
- a CDS encoding OmpP1/FadL family transporter; the protein is MDKRILFAALISALLALSLPAVVYAEGFGVYEWSAAGTGMGDNYMFAEEDPAVLAYNPAAITKLNGSYLSFGSSWINPATSVEFINGPLNFARPDDYHNEYSPAFAPYLYYARKVGNNGWFGLAVFPRFGNQIEYDDAWAGRYDTIFTAMQGFTVQPTYAFKIGSRLSAAVGLDINRVNLRMRKMTPVSYGALGYLGDLESDVEGHSMNVGWVASLMYDFSPKTSFAVTYRSRVKQKMDADADFEGTLAGFGSYRLDTQAHGTVTLPDSISFGIGHKFNERTRVEIDAIWTNWATYNELNLTFDDKLLGIIGGTNAVKDWHPAWRVGIGLEHKLSKKWSLLCGYVFDESPVPDERMDFTVPTGDRHRGSIGFKYRPADNCEIAFSYTAIWAGDRDVSSHIGGADFSKAYIYDGLTQVVSLGCTLKLK